The segment CGGCGAGCGGGACGACCTCGTCGCCGCCTACGGCCGCCGCATCAACGACCCCGACCCCGCCGTCCACGTCCCCGCCGCCCGCGCCTGGATGGGCTGGGAGCTGTCCGCCAACACCCTGCTGCCGGTGCCGCTGCCCGACCTCGACGACGCCATGCTGGTGGCGTTCGCCCGCATCACCCACCACTACATCGCCAACGGCGCCTTCCTGTCCGAGCAGGGTCTCCTCGGTGGCATCGACCGCATACGCCACATCCCGGCCGTCATCGTGAACGGCCGCTACGACGTCAAGACGCCGCCCAGCCAGGCGTGGGACCTGCACCAGGCCTGGCCCGAGGCGGAGCTCCACATCGTGGAGGACGCCGGCCACGGCGGCTCCGAGCCCGGCACCCGCCGCCTGCTCATCGAGGCCACCGACCGCTTCCGTCGCTCACGCTGACCGGCGTCCGCCCCGATCGTCTCCATGATGCCGCCGGTCAAGGGGTAGGGCCGCTCCAACGGCAGCAGGCCGGACACATCCGCGCCGGTACTCCGGCGACGACGTCAGATCCACCGATGAGCGCACCGGCCCCGGCTCGCACGAGAGCGCGTCCGTCAGCTCGAACAACGCAGCAGCCCGCGCACGGAGGCAGGCGTAGACGTCGTTCCGGAAACGGGATAACACCTCGAGGAATCGACACCGGGACATCGCTGAGCAGAGTTACCCTCGCTGCCTTGTAATGATCGGCAGCGGCTCAGCACCGCACATGATCACTACAAGGCTGTCTCGCTGTCCGCGAAACGATGGCTCCTCCGCTCAGCGCAATAATTCGGATGATAAAGAACAAGCTGAGTGTGGCTCAACCCGAGGCAAGCCCATCTCGGCGACTTCAGATGCTAAGCCCATATGGCCCCAAAGGTCCGCAATATCCTTGCCATAGCAGCGCCTGAAGTCTTCCCTTTGCGCCGAACAGCAGGTTAGCTATTAATTGGAACACGAGTTGAGGCATCTGTACTCCTCTATCCACGGAACCGGCTCTTGGAGAAGCTAGGTATTCCCTAAACCGCTTCACACAGCTGTGGAGGCTGCGGTGAAAAAGTCTATAGCCGTCGCCGTGTTTCTTTCGGTGCTCATCCCAGGTCTCGGGAACCTGTACGTAAAAGATACAGGGGCTGGGATAGGTTTGCTTGTGGCGTTCCTGGTTAGCTTGCTGCTGATTTGGGTTGTCATTGGGATCTTTATAGGGTTGATCGTATGGATCGCTGGGATCGTAATGGCCTATTCGGCGGCAAAGTCCTATAACGCAAAGCTGGGAGTGTAGATCAACGAGCGCTTGATAACTGCGGACGAATAAGTCATATAGATCCCGTCAGAGGAGCGGAGGAAATGGTTCCGCGAATGATCAAATATATAGGGACAGTAGCACTCGCGGCAGCCACCGTTCTTGCTGCCCCACTTGAAGCGAACGCAATCGGACAAGTGAATGGCAGCGAGCTGCGAATCTCGGCAGCCGAAGGCGAATGGAGTTTTATAAACCTGACTCATCGGTCGGACCTCAATGATGAGCAATTTCTCAGCGATATTCATAACGCAGGAATTGTCGCTCCGGACGATCAAGCTATCAGAGTGGGGCACAGGGTAGTCGATTTCGATTATGGTGTGGTGCAAGAGTTTGGGGTCTACGCCTATCATGTCCCTGCATTCGTTCAAGCTGCGATGAATGCATATCGGCCGCGTGAGGGTTTGTCGGGGGTAGGCGCGGATGAGCAATTCCTCAGTGATATTCATAGCGCAGGAATTGTCGCTCCGGATGATCAGGCTGTCAGGGTCGGGCACAGGGTAGCCGATTTCGATTATGGTGTGGTGCAAGAGTTTGGGGTCTACGTCTATCATGTCCCTGCATTCGTTCAAGCTGCGATGAATGCATATCGTCTGTAGGAGGGCCGGTAGTGCCTAACTGGGGAGGGATCATACTGAGCCTGGTAGACGGCTGCGGTGCTCACAAGCCTCAATGGAGGACAAGCTCATCCTGTCGGCTCCCGAGGCACACCGGAATACTTTTCAGAGTTATATCTGAGACTCATTCTCTGAGCATATAGGAGTGCGGGCCGAATAACCTTTCGACGCACCCAATTGCAAGCTGCAAGTACGGCAGAAGATAGTGCGGGAGAGGAGTGTCGTAATGGCTGGAAGCGCAACTTCTAGAGAGCAATTCCTTCCTGGATATACGATTTCAGCTGTTAGTTCCATCGTAGTGCTTGTGGCATTTTTTGCCATCCCGTACGTCAGTAGTTTTCTAATGGTAAACGCCACGGGAATTCAACTCGCGAATGCTGCAGCTGAAGTCAAATCTGCAGATTCTGGAGATCCAACGGCGAGCATGCTAGCAGCGCTGTGGCTGATTCCGCTAACTGCGGTCATCGCTTTGACGGCGGTGCTTATCGGGGTCGGGGGGCCTCCCAACGATTCTAGGCGTAGCGGCGTTTCAATAGCACTAATGCTTACTGGAGGAATATTTGCCTTCGTTCTATTTATATTGCTTGCATTCCTTGCATCTCAAGGTCAAGAGGGCGGCAGTGTCCTTGCTGGCGGATCCTATCTTACGCTGATCGGCACAATTGGGATTGGTGTGGGTGGCGCGATAGAACAGATTGCTCTGGCGGGCAATCAGAGTAAGAACGGGGGGAAGTGATGAAAAATGATCATCACTTTCTGCATAAGAGGAATAGTATGCACTGTCGCTACTATGATCTTTATTTATGGGTGTGGCGATGTCGGCCTGGAGTCGGGAGCGTGGACGATTGCAATGAACTCGTCCACGCCGCCAGATAGCCATGAATATGGTTCTGCCGGCCCCACCCCCGAGAGTGTCGTGCAATATCTAAGAGAGCTCACGCCGGTGGCAGGCGGACCCGTATCTGAATCGGCTGATGTGAACGGCGAACGCTATGTTAATAGCATCACCCTTTCTCCCAATAGTCCATGGCAAGGTGCCGACATGGCCGAATACAATCTCTCGCGTGATTGGCGGCGCTTTAGAGCCGTCCTTGGCGTGCGAGACGATGCGCCCGCTGACGCCAAAGCTCGAGTCGAAATCTTCGGGGACGGGAAACGGCTATACAGGAAGGACTTCTCTCTCGGGAGATCGGATAGGGTTGATATTGATGTGAGCCACGTGCTGCGCCTAAAACTCCAAACCACCACGATAGCTGGTGTCGATGTATATTCAGTAGTTTTCGGAGATTCACTTCTAGTGAAATGATCTGCTGCCCCGGATGTTGCGATGCGAGGCTACTGGCAGGATTGAAGGTGTTTGAACCTCAGCTGTGAAAACTACGCCTCCACGCGGAACCGGGCTTTGGCGTTGGATGACGTCCTCTTTCTGTATGACGTACGTGATCACTACCTTCTGCTTAAGGGGAACCTGGAAGTGAAGGGTTACATGCAGGTCCTGATCACCGTGCCAAGCGTCGACGAGAGCGCTGATCTGGCACGTAGCATCACGTCACAGCGTCTGGTCGCCGGCGTACACATCGCAGGGCTGATTCGGTCCCCGTACTGTGGTGAGGCTCTTTGCGTGACGAGCAGGAATGGCAGTTGGTTATCAAGACCACGCATGCTCTACACGCCGCACATGAGAAGCACATTAAGCTGACCACAGTTATGAGACACCAGAGTTGCTGCGGGGAGCGGATCGGATTAGCGGGGAGACAGCGCCTTCCTCCTCAATCAGAGATCGCCAGCACCCGCTCCTGCCCGGGCTTGGTCGCGTAGCCGCAGCGGTACATCATCCACAGGAACGACGGCTTGATCCAGGTCATCCGCTCCCGCTTGAACGGCGCCACGAAGCGCTGCGCCGCTACGGCGGGCTCGGCGATGACGGCGTCGTAAGCCTGGTAGACGGTGATCGACTCCTCGGTATAGGTGCGGACTCCGTCCGCTACCTGCGGTGGACCGCTGGACGCGGTCCACCGTAAGCGGCACGGATCTGCCGGTAGGGAACGTTCATGCCGCCCAGAGTGGCGAAGGTCCGTTCCCGGGTGCAACGGATTAAGGCCCCGCCAGGTCACGGACGGCGAGCACCAGGTGGGCGACGGCGGCAGGGGGGACGGTCAGGCCGCGGGTCGAGATGCCGATCGCCCACTGCGTGCCGGGCACCACCGCGGCGGCGCACGCCACGTTCTCCCTGAACTGCCCGTGCTCCTCCACCACCTGCCCCGGCCGCAGCCCCGCCAGCTCCTCCTCCACGTCCTCCACGCTCGCCGGAGTCACGGAGGTGAAGCGGCGCAGGCCGTGCTCGGTGAGCACCTCGCGCCGGACCCTTGGCGGCAGGGGGAGCAGCAGCGCCTTGCCCAGCGCGGTGGCGTGCGGCGCGGTCTCGAGGCCCGCCTGCAGGTCCTCCAGCCACGGGGAGCGCGGCCCCTCCGCCAGGTCCACCACCATCAGCCGCGCGTCGGCGAGCTGGGCCAGGTAGGCGGTGTGGCCGGAGGAGTCGGCCAGGCGCCGGAGCACCTCGGCGGCGCGCGGCGGCCGCTCGAACGACTCCAGCATCTCGTGGAAGCGCTCGGCCACCTTGGAGCCGGGCAGGTAGTCGCCCTCCGGCCGCCGGTGCAGGTAGCCCTCGTAGCAGAGGGTCCGGACCAGGTGGTAGGAGGTGGACAGGTTGAGGCCGCAGCGGCGGGCGATGACCTTGACCGACAGCGGCCGGTCAGCCCGCGAGACCTCTTCCAGCACGCGGAGCGCGCGTGACACGCTGCGGATCAGATCGCTGGGTTCTTCGCCGGTCATCCATCAAGCATCTTCGCGCCATCTGAAAATCGCACCCTGTCCGGGCGGAAACCTGTCCGACGATGTGGCCATCATCTCCTGGGGGTAGACGCTCATGGCGAAAGCCCCGAACCCGTATTTTTCGCGGTATTTCCGCATCGCCCGGTATTCGCCGGACGCGACTTCGTTAAACGTAGTGTTGTCAATCTGGGCAGTGCCGCTGCGTCTCGTCGCGGTGAACGACGGCCGGGTGCGGGGTCGGGGTGGTCAGCGGGCGGTACGCCAGGACTGCTCCTCGACCAGCTCAACGCTGCGCCAGCCGCCGGGCGTGCGCCGCATGCGGTGGTGGTACCAGCCGCCGCCGTGCAGGAAGCCCTCGGTGTCCGCGGTGACCAGGTCCCTGGTGGGGGCGAGGGTGTCGGTGAAGGGGGCGCTCACGCGCGCCTCGCCGTCCGCGAAGTCGATCCGCGGGGCGCCGACGAGGTGCAGGCGCCCGGGCCAGTGCGGCAGCACCTCCGCGAGCCAGGCCTTGACCTCGTCCCGCGTGCCCCTGATGCCGCCCGCGGTGCGGTAGTCGATCACGGCGTCGGGGGTGAACACCTCGTCGAGCAGGTCCCACCGGCCGGAGTCGACGGCGTGGGTGTAGCGGGCCAGCAGGTCGGTGATGTGCAGCCGGTCGGCGATCTCCTGTATGTCCATGATGCAGATCGTCGCGCTGCGCGCGCCCGATGACCAGAGCGCTGGGCCGCCACGGCCGTCCGTACGGCGAGCGCCGCGTCAGGCCGGTTTTCTGGAAGATTTCGCTTGCATGATCGGATGATCACCGGGTACGCCTGTCCTCATGCCCGTTACAGGCTATGAAGGTTGGTTATTGGCGGGTCGGTACAGACTGCTCGCCGAAGTGGGCCGCGGCGCCATGGGCCGCGTCTGGCGCGCCCATGACGAGCTGCTGGACCGGCAGGTGGCGGTCAAGGAGCTGCGCATCCCGCACGAGCTGGGGCCGGAGCGCGAGGAGCTGCTCGGGCGCACCCTGCGCGAGGCGCGCCTGACCGCGCGGCTGAGCCACCCGCGCATCGCCGCCGTGTACGACGTGGTGGTCGCCGACGAGCGGCCGTGGATCGTGCTGCAGTTCGTCCCCGCCCCCAGCCTCGCCCAGCTGATCGTGGAACGGGGGCCGCTGCCCGTGATCTCGGTCGCCCGGCTCGGGCTCGAGATGCTGGACGCCCTGCGCGCCGCCCACGCCGGCGGCATCGTGCACCGGGACATCAAGCCGGCCAACATCCTCATCACCGACGACCGGCACGCCATCCTGACCGACTTCGGGCTCGCCAGCACCCTGGACGACCAGGGGCGCCGCACCCAGGAGGGCATCGTCGTCGGCACGCCCGCCTACATCGCCCCCGAACGCGCGCGCGGCGGCCCCGCCACGCCGCAGGCCGACCTGTGGTCGCTGGGCGCCACCTTGTACGCGGCGGTCGAGGGCCGTGCCCCGTTCGGGCTCAGCAGCGAACTGGCCACCCTCTCCGCGGTGCTGACCTCGGCGCCGGAGCCGTTCGAGCACGCCGGGCCGCTCGCCCCGATCATCACCGGACTGCTGGAGAAGGATCCGGACCGGCGCACGGACGCGGACCGCGCGTACGAGCAACTGTCCGCGCTGTGCGAGTCGCCGATCCTTCCGGTCTCTGTGGACGCTCCGACCCTTGACGGTGACAGCGGGCGGATCACCGCCTCGTCCGGCGATCGGCCGTTCGGGAAGGGGACGCCGTTCCGGCAGCGGGCGACCGAGCACTGGCGGCAGGCGGCCGCCGTCGCGGCCCTGATCGTCAGCGTGCTGGCGACGGCGTCGCGGTGGAGCGGCGATCCGGGCGCGCCCTCTCCGGCGACCGTGGCCCAGCCCACTCCGTCTCCGGCCACGCTCGCGCCGGACACCACGGCGCTCCAGGCTCGCGAAGTCGTCGCCCGGCGCCATGCCGGCAGGCGTGAACCGGAGCCCGCCCGTACGACACAGTCCGTCTCCACGCAGGCGGCCGGCGCCCCGCACGCACCGGCGAGGAGGACCAAGACGACCACCGCGAAGAAGGTCAAGACGCCGAAGGCCAAGACCAAGACCGTGAAGGTGAAGAAGGTCAAGGTGAAGAAGCACGGCGCGAAATGACGGTGAAAGAGCAGAGGGTCAGGTTCGCTGTGAACCTGACCCTCTGATCATGGTGGACGATACTGGGATTGAACCAGTGACCTCTTCCGTGTCAGGGAAGCGCTCTCCCGCTGAGCTAATCGTCCTTGGAGGTGGCGACGGGATTTGAACCCGTGTGGACGGCTTTGCAGGCCGCTGCCTCGCCTCTCGGCCACGCCACCGAGCCGGAAGCTCCGAGCGGAAGACGGGATTCGAACCCGCGACCCTCACCTTGGCAAGGTGATGCTCTACCACTGAGCCACTTCCGCGTGCGCCCCGCTCACGCCGGGCGACGAGAGAACTCTAGCGAATCCTGGCCCAGTCCCCAAACTGAATGGGTGTAGCTCTTTCTCAGTGAGTGCCTGAGCTGGGCTTTTGTGGTCGTGACTGTTTAGTCCGGGAACCGCATTCTACTGTGAGTGCAGACGGTGAGGCGGTGGTGACGGTGGGCTCGTTGCTGGAGGAGCTGGCACGGCGTGAGGCTGTGGCCCGGCAGCGGATCGCGGAGATCCGCGAGCAGATCGCCGCCTTGGAGTCACGGCTGGAGGACGAGCACGATCGGTTGTCACGGCTGGTGATCACGCGGGAGACGGTGGAGGAGATCCTGGGCGAGGCGGCCGAGCTGGTCGGTGAGCCCATGGAAACGGCCGAAATCGCAGGCGGGGGCATCGACACGGCCGGCGCGGTGCCAGCACGGCCGCCGGTGCTCGGTGTGGTGACGGTGCCGCCGTGGCGGCCGGGCATGAAGGCGGCGGTGCTGCC is part of the Nonomuraea helvata genome and harbors:
- a CDS encoding serine/threonine-protein kinase produces the protein MAGRYRLLAEVGRGAMGRVWRAHDELLDRQVAVKELRIPHELGPEREELLGRTLREARLTARLSHPRIAAVYDVVVADERPWIVLQFVPAPSLAQLIVERGPLPVISVARLGLEMLDALRAAHAGGIVHRDIKPANILITDDRHAILTDFGLASTLDDQGRRTQEGIVVGTPAYIAPERARGGPATPQADLWSLGATLYAAVEGRAPFGLSSELATLSAVLTSAPEPFEHAGPLAPIITGLLEKDPDRRTDADRAYEQLSALCESPILPVSVDAPTLDGDSGRITASSGDRPFGKGTPFRQRATEHWRQAAAVAALIVSVLATASRWSGDPGAPSPATVAQPTPSPATLAPDTTALQAREVVARRHAGRREPEPARTTQSVSTQAAGAPHAPARRTKTTTAKKVKTPKAKTKTVKVKKVKVKKHGAK
- a CDS encoding IclR family transcriptional regulator produces the protein MTGEEPSDLIRSVSRALRVLEEVSRADRPLSVKVIARRCGLNLSTSYHLVRTLCYEGYLHRRPEGDYLPGSKVAERFHEMLESFERPPRAAEVLRRLADSSGHTAYLAQLADARLMVVDLAEGPRSPWLEDLQAGLETAPHATALGKALLLPLPPRVRREVLTEHGLRRFTSVTPASVEDVEEELAGLRPGQVVEEHGQFRENVACAAAVVPGTQWAIGISTRGLTVPPAAVAHLVLAVRDLAGP
- a CDS encoding DUF4291 family protein encodes the protein MHPGTDLRHSGRHERSLPADPCRLRWTASSGPPQVADGVRTYTEESITVYQAYDAVIAEPAVAAQRFVAPFKRERMTWIKPSFLWMMYRCGYATKPGQERVLAISD
- a CDS encoding nuclear transport factor 2 family protein, which encodes MDIQEIADRLHITDLLARYTHAVDSGRWDLLDEVFTPDAVIDYRTAGGIRGTRDEVKAWLAEVLPHWPGRLHLVGAPRIDFADGEARVSAPFTDTLAPTRDLVTADTEGFLHGGGWYHHRMRRTPGGWRSVELVEEQSWRTAR
- a CDS encoding DUF732 domain-containing protein, encoding MIKYIGTVALAAATVLAAPLEANAIGQVNGSELRISAAEGEWSFINLTHRSDLNDEQFLSDIHNAGIVAPDDQAIRVGHRVVDFDYGVVQEFGVYAYHVPAFVQAAMNAYRPREGLSGVGADEQFLSDIHSAGIVAPDDQAVRVGHRVADFDYGVVQEFGVYVYHVPAFVQAAMNAYRL
- a CDS encoding NPCBM/NEW2 domain-containing protein, translated to MIFIYGCGDVGLESGAWTIAMNSSTPPDSHEYGSAGPTPESVVQYLRELTPVAGGPVSESADVNGERYVNSITLSPNSPWQGADMAEYNLSRDWRRFRAVLGVRDDAPADAKARVEIFGDGKRLYRKDFSLGRSDRVDIDVSHVLRLKLQTTTIAGVDVYSVVFGDSLLVK